In Spirosoma pollinicola, the genomic window CGGCGAAATCATACGTCATGTCTTTGGCGTTTTCGCCTTTGGCCCCATCGAACCAGACTTCCGAAATAGGCCCGTAGTTGGTTAACAACTCACGAAGCTGGCTTTTGTAATAGTCATTATAGGAAGCCGTTCCGTAGCGGGGCTCGTGTCGGTCCCAGGGCGAAAGATATACCCCGAATTTCAGTCCAAATTCGCGGCAGGCATCGGCAACTTCTTTCACCACATCGCCCTTTCCGTTTTTCCACGGGCTGCTTTTTACCGAATGGTCGGTCATTTTGGAAGGCCACAAACAAAAGCCATCGTGGTGTTTGGCCGTGATGATCGCCATCTTAAAGCCAGCTTCTTTCAATGCTTTGATCCACTGCCGGGCGTCGAGTTTGGTGGGATTGAAAATAGACGGACTTTCGGTGCCGTCGCCCCATTCCTTATCGGTATAGGTGTTGACGGTAAAGTGCAGAAAAGCAGTTGTTTCAAGCGGCTGCCAGGCAAGCTGGCGGGGCGTCGGTTTTGGTAACGATTGAGAATAGCTTAGAAATGAACTCAGAAAACCGGCAATGAGTAAGCCACTTAGGCAAATTTGCTTCATGTTATTGGGATTGAAATAGGTATTGGCATTACAAAGAAGGCACTAAATCCTATGCAGTCGATAAAGCCGATATCTTTTTTAACTACAGAATCAATCATCACACAACCTGCTCCAGCATCTGAATATAGCCGTTTACACCCTCGCCTATCTCATGCAGGTAGATGAATTCATCGGCCGAATGGGAGCGTGCGGAATGACCCGGTCCACATTTGAGCGATGGGCAGTTTAGTACGGCCTGATCCGATGTAGTCGGCGAGCCATAGGTATGCCGCCCCAACGCAAGTCCCGCCAGTACAATAGGATGATCGGCCGGAATGGACGACGGTTTGAGCCGGATTGAACGGGGCTTCACCTCCGACTGGATATTGGCCTGAATCGTTTCGATCACGTCTTCGAGGGTGTATTGTTCCGTTACGCGTACATCAATGGTGAATGTGCAGATATCCGGCACCACGTTGTGCTGGGTTCCGGCGTTGATGATCGTGACCGATAATTTTATAGGCCCCAGCGTTGGCGAGACTTTCGGGAATTGATAGGTAGTGAGCCAGTTTATATCTTTTATCGCTTTGTAAATGGCATTGTCGCCCTCATCGCGGGCGGCATGACCACTCACGCCCGTAGCGGTGCAATCGAGAACAAGCAACCCTTTTTCGGCAATGGCCAGCTGCATTTCGGTAGGTTCGCCCACAATGGCAAAGCTGAACGTTGGTAGTTCGGGCAACAGGAGTTCAAGGCCATCGCGTCCCGAAATCTCTTCTTCGGCGGTGGCCGCCATAACGATATTATAGGCCATATAGGGCCGGTCGTAGAAATAGACGAAGGTAGCCAGCAACGACACCAGGCAACCACCGGCATCATTACTGCCCAAGCCAAAAAGTTTTCCGTCGCTCTCTAACGGAAAAAATGGGTCCAGCGTCCACGACTTATTTGGCTTGACGGTGTCGTGGTGCGAGTTTAGTAATAGTGTTGGCTTGGCAGGATCGAAATGGCGATTTTTCACCCAAATGTTGTTTTTCAGTCGCTGACAGGGAATCTGTTTTTCCTGAAAAAACGCTTCTATTTCAATAGCCGTTTGATTCTCCTCCCGACTGTAGGACTGAATGGCAATCAGGCGTTTGAGTAAGGCGAGAGCCTCATCGGCAAGAATCAGTTGCCGCGTGGGCAGGGATGCGGTGGGTTGAGACATAAAAAAAGCGTTGGCCGCTCAAAGATACGGCCAACGCGATAAAATCATTCAGCATCCTAATCAGCTACTCTTCATAGAATTTCACATTCTTCTCCCGCAGAAACGCTTTGATAACATCGACGTGTACACATTGGCCAACGTTCAGGAACGGGTAGTTCGACACCCGGCTTCTGCGTCCGTTTACCAATACTTCCTGATCTTCAATATCGAAGCCCAGATGCAAATGGCGCGTAGCCGACTGCATACCAAAAACAAGCCCCTTGGCATCAAAAAGCGGCCCGCCACTTTGTCCCCGCAAACCGGGTGTACTCAATTCGATTCCCGTAGCAACGTTGTTGTCGCCTACCAAACGAGTGACAATGCCATCAATTGGAAAACTGGGAGAGACGATTCGCCCGGTGGTTGTCCACTCGATATCATCGTTACCGGCGTTATAGCGGAAGTTGGTAAACTCTGGAAATGGATATCCCAGGCGGCATAAACTCCGACCGGGTTTTACCCGGCTGGTATCCCCCAAAAATACAGCGTGCGAGCGATACAACAAGCGATTATAGCCTTCGAAACGCAGCAACGCGAGATCCTGCGTGGGATGATTATCGATATTTAGCTTTTGAAACTGGTCAACGCAGCCAACAAAATTGTTCCGTACGCGGATAATTGTGTCGGCTGTAAGTTTAAACTTGGCCTCTAACTGGCTAATGAGATGAGCCGCATTCTTTTCCCGCAATGCCTCCCGCCGGGCTCCCTGAAACTCCCGATAATGATGGTAAATGGAATCGCTCTGCCCGATAAGTTCGGCGACATGCTTACACGTGATAGCACAACCCTCTTCATTAACGAAAAAAAGTGTGGCCGTACCGGGTACAATTTCATTGTGGCCATAAAGCCGAACAATGGAGTGCATGGGTTGGGTAAACTGATTAACGCGTTCAATGGCGTCAACAAACATAAAAAGTTACAGGTAAGTGAGCCTGCAAGTTAACAAATTGTAACTGGTTATGTTGGTCAGTGGCTGACGCATGCATATTGCTTTCGCCGGTCTGCCGGTGAGGTCATCTACTGACCAACTAACTAATTTACCGATTTACTTCTTCACCCCCAGCGGGCCGGAAGCGGTCGAATCGCTCGTTTGCCCGTTGGCATCCTGAATACTTTTTTTCGTGGCAGCCGATGTGTCTTCAACTTCATTAGACTCAACCCGGGAGGTAGAATCTGTACTAACGCCATCGGTACTATTCTCGTTTTGGCTACACTTTTGAATCAATAGTGCCAGAACCAATACGGCAATAGCTATCAAAGCCCACCGAAGCCAACGAACATTTTCTTTACGTCGGTCGCCTTCTGTACTCTTTGGAATATTGGGATTAACGGGTGTTCCGCTCAGATTATCGGCGCCCTGTACTTCTGTTTGGGGGCCTGCGGGCGTAACCAGTTCATCGAAACCGAGCAGACTGCCAATACCATCCAGACCCGTTGGAAGGGCCTTCCGGAATTCAGTTGCCTGCCCGAGCAACAGACTTTTCAGGCTGTCAGCCGTTAAGCCTTTCTCCTGCTCTTGCCGACCTAAAACGCCCATCAATACCGATCCTGCGAGTCCTAGAATTGTTTTCGCCGACTGCGGTTTTGTGCCACTATAAACGCTGATAAGTTCGGTTGTGCGGGTGAGTTTATCACCAAAGATATGGTCGAGAAAACCTTCATCGGCCGTCGTAGCCTCGGTGATCGTCTGCATCGTGTCGACAGCCTGGCTCACGTCGTAGGGCGTATTACCATAATCGCCTTTGTCCAGGTAACTGATAATCGCCGATGGGCCACCGGAGGCCTGAACGCGCCGGGTCAATCCACCAAGTAATGTTGGTATCGACCCGTTTATAGCTTTCAGTGTATTTGCAGACGATTCATTGAGCGCACTACTAAGCTGGTCGACTACAGTTGGCGTAAACTGTTCTTTAAGAAGAGATAATAAATGAACGGCCATGATTTTTTCGTTGAGTTAAGATCAATAAAACCGCTCATGAGCCCGAATGTTCTTTTTAAGTTCGTGTAGTAAGTGAAATGAGTCAGTAAGTGGCTAACGCGTGAGTCATTACTTTCGCGTTAGCCACTTACTGACTCATTTCACTTACTACACGAACTAACTAACTACAATTGCGGAATCCGCAGCACTTGATCAGGATAGATCAAATCGGGATCTTTCAGCATGGGTTTGTTTGCTTCGAAAATGATGCCGTATTTCATCGGATCACCGTATACTTCTTTGGAAATTTTCGATAGTGAATCACCTGATTTCACGGTGTAGTATTTGCCTTCAGGAGCAGGCTCATCAACAACCAGTTGATTATCAACTGCCGATACACCTTCTACGTTACCAACTGCCAGCGCAATTTTCTCCGAATCCTCCTGCGACTTCACAGAGCCCGTAATGGTAACGGTATCGCCTTTTGTTTTGACGGTTAGGCTATTATAAGCCAACCCCAGTTGTTTGACGTGGTCGAGTAATGCCTGAGCACGAACTGGTTCAACAGCGTCGGCTTGTGCAGGTGCGACCTCATCTTTATGAAAGATTTTCTCGCCTACGCCTTTAAAAAATGATAAAAGACCCATTGGTTTAGTATTGTTTTTAGTGGAAAATGTGACTAATCGTTGGCAATTACGCTAACTCGTTCGTCACAAACAACAGTCTCCCGCCAAGCTTTGTTTAAATTAAATATACTTAATCTCAAGGGCTTTTAGACCAAACTACATATAAGTATAGACATAAAGGTCTTATTTTTGCGTTCTTTATTACAAGTTTATCTATATTTTCTACAATCAACAACTAATCCGAATGCAAGTAAGGAACAGGTTTCGGTGGGGGTTGATACTAACAACAATTGTTGGTATTAATGCCTGCACAAATAATGACATTGACCCAAACGCGGGTAGTGGTGTAACGCCTACAAAAGGAAGTGCCGATTTTACAAAATACGTAGCTGTAGGTAACTCGCTAACAGCTGGTTATGCCGATGGCGGCCTCTATCGGAATAGTCAATTAAACTCCTATCCGAGCATATTGGCAGGCCAGTTTGCAACGGTGGGGGGAGGCAGTTTTGTACAGCCTTTGTTCACGGAAGCACAGGCAAATGGGGCAGGCTATTTAAAGCTGATTAAGGTTCCTGACCCAGCCAATCCATTTTCCCTTATCACATCTATTAGCCCGGTAGCACCGGGCGCTGCACGAGGGGGCACTACAACAAGTGGCTCACCATTATTGACAAAATTTACGGATGCTAACCAAAATCTGGGTGTACCGGGGATTCGGGTATCTGACATTTTAACGCCTGGCTACGGCTCTGTCCAGGGTAATCAATATTTCGAACGGTTATTAACAAATCCGCTTACGACTTACTTCCAGTACATGAGCGACAACCTGAACGGGGCTACATTTTTCTCCTGCTGGTTAGGCAATAACGATGCACTGGGCTATGCCACAACAGGGGGTGCTACACCGTTGACACCCATTGCCTTGTTCACGACAAACTTCACTGCCGCTATGAATAAGCTGACAGAAGGCGGTCGGAAGGGGGTTGTTGTCGGCATCCCTAATATCATAACCGCTCCTTATTATACGACCGTAACCGTTCCGCTCATACTGGCTTATATTAATGGCGTATTGAAACCAACACCAGCTATTACGAGCCTGTATATTCAAACATCCACTGGTGTGCGTGCTACCCAGACAGGTGATTTGTTGATGCTATCAAACGCAACCGATTACGGCAACATTGGTATGTCAACCGTAGGTACGAAAGCGGGACCCTACGGTTTGACGCCAGCCAACCCGCTTCCTAACAATATCGTATTGGATGCTAGTGAAGTAGCCTTGCTTAATACCAGCATCAGTGCTTATAATGGGGTTATGAAAGCGCAGGCAGATGCCAAAGGAATCGCTTATGTTGATCCGAATGCCGTTTTGAGTCAGGTGGCAGCATCAGGTGGGCTTATCCAAAATGGTGTTACCTATACATCCAGCTTTATTCAGGGTGGCGTATTTAGCCTTGATGGTATTCACCTCACACCAGCCGGTTATGCGCTGATGGCCAATGAAATTATTAAAGGTATCAACGCAAAATACACATCTACGATCCCAACGGTTAACGCTGCCAACTATCGTCGTGTACTTCTGCAACAATAATCACTTATTCATGAAATTAAGTCAACTATCAATAGCTGCCCTGCTCCTGCTAAGCGCATCGGCGGCAATGGCCCAAACTCGTCCGTTCGAGTTTGGCATTAAAGGCGGTGGCACATTTACACATGGCTTCACCAATGTTCCCGCCCAAACGGTGGGTAGCGTACAAGTGCCCGCTTTAGAAAATAAAAATAACGGCATAGGCTACGGCTATTCGGGTGGATTGTGGGCCCGAAAAAACTTCAACAGCTTCTTCATTCAGGCCGAAGTTACCTACAACCGCTTCGTTTTGAAGCAGAAAACCGCAGTTACACTGGACGTCAACGCAAATTCAACGCTGGCCAATGCATTGCCCATTACTGTACAGCCCGGTCTGATCAACGCCAGTCTGAACGCTACATCAGAATCTGTTTTGGAAGCCGTTGATGTACCCATTTTATTCGGCAAACGCTGGATGGGCGGCAAGCTACGCGGCTACGCCGGACCGAATTTCATTTTTGTCCAGAAGGCAACACTCAGCCGGACTACAAGTGGAGTTATCAACGCAAATTCAGCCGTAAATTTCCCACAAACGGATATTCCTGCTTCAAGCGCGACGACAAATCTGCTTAATAAATATGAGGCTCAGAATCTGGAGGTAAAAGACTTTACCTATGCGGTAGAACTTGGTGTAGGCTACTCGCCTGTGCCGTTTCTGGATGTAGATGTCCGGTATGCAGTGCCCGTAGGTGGTGTGTACAAGGACTCAAACATTACCGGTTTCCTGGGTATCGCAACTGTTTCGTTAGGGTTCAAAGTGTTCTAGAAGAGCAATTTAACTAGACAAAAAAGGCAGTAAAGAGAATCGAGATTCTCTTTACTGCCTTTTTTAATGCGGGTTTTCAACCGCATTTGTGTGCTTTAAGTTTATTCAGCCACGAGGGCAAAATTTGTGCCTGACGCCTGCAATTTATACCGTATCATTTGATAACCGCCCGAGGGTTCAGCATTCGCATCGCCTGACGCGTATACCGGAAATTTTCGGCACAGAATATTCCGCTCTGCCCATACAATATCGTGGCCCATATATCCTTTTACTAATGGGCTTCGCCAGTTCACCGGCGTAATATCGGCCTTACGCTCCGGTAGAAATTGCCAGGCATATACACGACCAAACGAGCCGCTCCCATCGCTGGCGCTATAGACATACAGTTCAGGAAAACGGTTGTTATCCAGATCAGCCACTTCGGCACCCACGACTGCCCCATCGACCTTAATATGAAAGTTAGTCAGCAGTAATTCGCCCCGATAGGCTTTGATCTTCACCTCACGCACACGCCCACTATCGGCCGCCGTAACGGTAAACGTATAAATGTTATATCGTAACGATTTGGTAAACTGTGTATTAGTAGAAAAAAATCTACTAATACTTATTGCTGGTTTCTGATAAACTGATACCGTTGGCCAGATGTGCTGCCGACTGCCTTGAGCTACCTGAACAAGCCATGTCAAGCTTAGCAAAAGACACCACACCTTTCTTTTCATCGACTCCGTATTCCTGGTTTGCCAACCAATAACGACACGAAATCAAAAAAAGTTGATTTGATTATGGCTCCAGAAATAATTCACCGATCGAGGTCAATTCCAGTAGTGTAGGAAATATCTCGATACCTTTGGCGGTCAGACTGTATTCTACACGAGGAGGCACTTCGTTATAAGCCTTTTTCTCAAGCACACCCAGACTAACAAGAACCTTAAGTTCCTGTATTAACACCTTTTCACTTACTTCGGGAATCATCCTGCGCAATTCGCCGTAGCGCCGGGCCTGAGTACCTATCTGATAAATAATGTACAGTCGCCATTTTCCACATATAATGTCTAATGTTTTCTGGAGAGCTAAATGCTTGGGGTCAATAGATTTTCGAGTACTAATCTGGTCGTTCATGAGGAAATCAGTCACTAACCTTTAGGTTGGTAACCTACTGATTAAAAGATACTTATACCGGTTTAGGCAAATATATAAAATTGCAATAAATCCATAACCTGATCATTTATTCCTCTGATTATATAACCAAATAAATATTTGTTAAATAGCTATTAATCAACAAACAAATATTTATTTATATAAAAAAAGTATGGCATTTTTTTTTGCACTACCTGTCAATGGCTGCCGGTAAACTATTTTTCTAAATAGAATAAATAGTTAGCTATTCTTTTTATAAACGAAAACGCCTGTTGTAGATATACCAGCCCCTATGTTCATAGAATAGTTAGGTAATGGTCAGGGTGCATTGTTAACTATTAATACAAAAAACAACTGTTCCGCTTATAGTATCTTTGTGAATCCATCCTACAACATTTGAAAACATTACTTGTTATTGCGGGGCCTACTGCGGTTGGCAAGACTGCTCTTTGCGTTCAATTAGCAAAAACATTAGCGACAGACGTTGTTTCAGCCGATTCGCGACAGCTTTATCGCGAATTGACCATTGGCACAGCCAAACCATCAACCGAAGAGATGGCAGGAGTAAGGCATCATTTTATTAATTCGCATTCCATACTGGACCCGGTAAATGCCGGGCGCTATGAGCGGGAGTGTCTCGACGTTCTGGACAACTTATTCAAGACAAAGGATGTAGTGATTTTATCGGGCGGAACGGGGCTTTACATCAATGCCGTTTGCTTTGGGCTGGACGATATGCCCGCAGTAGACCCTGCATTACGCGAGCAATTGCTTACCCGACTTCGAGAGGAAGGCTTGGAAAAACTCCAGAATGAGTTACGGGATTTAGACCCTGTTTATACCCAAACAGCCGATTTACAAAATCCGGTGCGGGTAACGCGGGCTTTAGAAGTCTGCCTGTCAACAGGCGAACCTTACTCGTCGTTTCGTAAACAACAAGCAATCGAGCGCCCTTTCCGATCTGTATTGTTTGCTCTCGAACGCCCTCGCGAGGAGCTGTATACCCGCATCGACACCCGAATGGATGCCATGCTCGCGGCAGGCCTGATCGATGAAGTTCGCTCACTCCTACCCTACAGGCAATTGCCTGCCTTACAAACCGTTGGCTATCAGGAAGTCTTTCCCCACCTGGACGGTCTCTATGATTACGAAGAAATGGTACGCTTACTTAAACGCAATTCAAGGCGTTATGCCAAACGGCAACTGACCTGGTTCCGAAATCAGGGCAATTATCAGTGGATAAGCCCCGAGGAAGGAGAGATAATAATAAAAATGAAGAGTGAAGAGTGAAGAATATTTCTGTAAAAAATCATTCTACATTCTTCACTCTTCATTCTTACTGTGCCCGGTAGGACAGCATGCCGCCGATAACGTTACGAACGTTATTGAATCCGTTTTCTTCTAGAATTTGCTGTGCCATACCGCTACGTTTACCCGACCGGCAATGGACAATTACTTCCTCATCCTGTAAACCATCAAGTTCGTCTAAGCGATACGATAAATCGCCCAACGGAATGAGCGTCGCGCCAATGTTGTCGGCTTCGTATTCATCAGGCTCGCGCACATCAAACAGGTTTAGTTTTTCGCCCTTATCAAGGCGCTCCTTTAACTCCTGTACGGTAATATCCATGATTTGGGGGAGTTGGTA contains:
- a CDS encoding M20 family metallo-hydrolase: MSQPTASLPTRQLILADEALALLKRLIAIQSYSREENQTAIEIEAFFQEKQIPCQRLKNNIWVKNRHFDPAKPTLLLNSHHDTVKPNKSWTLDPFFPLESDGKLFGLGSNDAGGCLVSLLATFVYFYDRPYMAYNIVMAATAEEEISGRDGLELLLPELPTFSFAIVGEPTEMQLAIAEKGLLVLDCTATGVSGHAARDEGDNAIYKAIKDINWLTTYQFPKVSPTLGPIKLSVTIINAGTQHNVVPDICTFTIDVRVTEQYTLEDVIETIQANIQSEVKPRSIRLKPSSIPADHPIVLAGLALGRHTYGSPTTSDQAVLNCPSLKCGPGHSARSHSADEFIYLHEIGEGVNGYIQMLEQVV
- a CDS encoding S1 family peptidase, which encodes MFVDAIERVNQFTQPMHSIVRLYGHNEIVPGTATLFFVNEEGCAITCKHVAELIGQSDSIYHHYREFQGARREALREKNAAHLISQLEAKFKLTADTIIRVRNNFVGCVDQFQKLNIDNHPTQDLALLRFEGYNRLLYRSHAVFLGDTSRVKPGRSLCRLGYPFPEFTNFRYNAGNDDIEWTTTGRIVSPSFPIDGIVTRLVGDNNVATGIELSTPGLRGQSGGPLFDAKGLVFGMQSATRHLHLGFDIEDQEVLVNGRRSRVSNYPFLNVGQCVHVDVIKAFLREKNVKFYEE
- a CDS encoding DUF937 domain-containing protein, with amino-acid sequence MAVHLLSLLKEQFTPTVVDQLSSALNESSANTLKAINGSIPTLLGGLTRRVQASGGPSAIISYLDKGDYGNTPYDVSQAVDTMQTITEATTADEGFLDHIFGDKLTRTTELISVYSGTKPQSAKTILGLAGSVLMGVLGRQEQEKGLTADSLKSLLLGQATEFRKALPTGLDGIGSLLGFDELVTPAGPQTEVQGADNLSGTPVNPNIPKSTEGDRRKENVRWLRWALIAIAVLVLALLIQKCSQNENSTDGVSTDSTSRVESNEVEDTSAATKKSIQDANGQTSDSTASGPLGVKK
- the lysM gene encoding peptidoglycan-binding protein LysM; its protein translation is MGLLSFFKGVGEKIFHKDEVAPAQADAVEPVRAQALLDHVKQLGLAYNSLTVKTKGDTVTITGSVKSQEDSEKIALAVGNVEGVSAVDNQLVVDEPAPEGKYYTVKSGDSLSKISKEVYGDPMKYGIIFEANKPMLKDPDLIYPDQVLRIPQL
- a CDS encoding SGNH/GDSL hydrolase family protein translates to MQVRNRFRWGLILTTIVGINACTNNDIDPNAGSGVTPTKGSADFTKYVAVGNSLTAGYADGGLYRNSQLNSYPSILAGQFATVGGGSFVQPLFTEAQANGAGYLKLIKVPDPANPFSLITSISPVAPGAARGGTTTSGSPLLTKFTDANQNLGVPGIRVSDILTPGYGSVQGNQYFERLLTNPLTTYFQYMSDNLNGATFFSCWLGNNDALGYATTGGATPLTPIALFTTNFTAAMNKLTEGGRKGVVVGIPNIITAPYYTTVTVPLILAYINGVLKPTPAITSLYIQTSTGVRATQTGDLLMLSNATDYGNIGMSTVGTKAGPYGLTPANPLPNNIVLDASEVALLNTSISAYNGVMKAQADAKGIAYVDPNAVLSQVAASGGLIQNGVTYTSSFIQGGVFSLDGIHLTPAGYALMANEIIKGINAKYTSTIPTVNAANYRRVLLQQ
- a CDS encoding outer membrane beta-barrel protein, which produces MKLSQLSIAALLLLSASAAMAQTRPFEFGIKGGGTFTHGFTNVPAQTVGSVQVPALENKNNGIGYGYSGGLWARKNFNSFFIQAEVTYNRFVLKQKTAVTLDVNANSTLANALPITVQPGLINASLNATSESVLEAVDVPILFGKRWMGGKLRGYAGPNFIFVQKATLSRTTSGVINANSAVNFPQTDIPASSATTNLLNKYEAQNLEVKDFTYAVELGVGYSPVPFLDVDVRYAVPVGGVYKDSNITGFLGIATVSLGFKVF
- a CDS encoding PliI family lysozyme inhibitor of I-type lysozyme; the encoded protein is MKRKVWCLLLSLTWLVQVAQGSRQHIWPTVSVYQKPAISISRFFSTNTQFTKSLRYNIYTFTVTAADSGRVREVKIKAYRGELLLTNFHIKVDGAVVGAEVADLDNNRFPELYVYSASDGSGSFGRVYAWQFLPERKADITPVNWRSPLVKGYMGHDIVWAERNILCRKFPVYASGDANAEPSGGYQMIRYKLQASGTNFALVAE
- a CDS encoding winged helix-turn-helix transcriptional regulator, which gives rise to MNDQISTRKSIDPKHLALQKTLDIICGKWRLYIIYQIGTQARRYGELRRMIPEVSEKVLIQELKVLVSLGVLEKKAYNEVPPRVEYSLTAKGIEIFPTLLELTSIGELFLEP
- the miaA gene encoding tRNA (adenosine(37)-N6)-dimethylallyltransferase MiaA is translated as MKTLLVIAGPTAVGKTALCVQLAKTLATDVVSADSRQLYRELTIGTAKPSTEEMAGVRHHFINSHSILDPVNAGRYERECLDVLDNLFKTKDVVILSGGTGLYINAVCFGLDDMPAVDPALREQLLTRLREEGLEKLQNELRDLDPVYTQTADLQNPVRVTRALEVCLSTGEPYSSFRKQQAIERPFRSVLFALERPREELYTRIDTRMDAMLAAGLIDEVRSLLPYRQLPALQTVGYQEVFPHLDGLYDYEEMVRLLKRNSRRYAKRQLTWFRNQGNYQWISPEEGEIIIKMKSEE
- a CDS encoding rhodanese-like domain-containing protein, which gives rise to MDITVQELKERLDKGEKLNLFDVREPDEYEADNIGATLIPLGDLSYRLDELDGLQDEEVIVHCRSGKRSGMAQQILEENGFNNVRNVIGGMLSYRAQ